In Arcobacter sp. LA11, a single genomic region encodes these proteins:
- a CDS encoding polysialyltransferase family glycosyltransferase — MENLFIITTPFQLLGSFEAISKFELKNNTLIVLDNNLTNNMNQLSRLIEQNKHLYSNIIRFGGDKKSKFFKNVKLIKKFQKKSFKNVFIGDLGSIQKIFISNMKSEKLFLLDDGGKTILIHNEIKEGKNLFKDGIRQLRFKLLGIKTSTTKIINFFTFFNLETINDIDIINHDFEYFKKINNLINKEIEDKIYVLGQPLVENRRVSDDTYIDYLNKVISKFPKCEVYYLMHRREEKERLLSYTLNRKINIIESKQPGEFYFAELDFKPKAIIGINTTLLFSLKRIFNDLEVLSFRINKKEILKSFNWFEDAYKYFKENNIKIIE; from the coding sequence ATGGAAAATTTATTTATTATTACTACTCCATTTCAATTATTAGGTTCATTTGAAGCAATTAGTAAGTTTGAATTAAAAAATAATACTTTAATTGTTTTAGATAATAATTTAACAAATAATATGAATCAACTAAGCAGATTGATAGAACAAAATAAACATTTATATTCTAATATTATTCGTTTTGGTGGAGATAAGAAAAGTAAATTTTTTAAAAATGTAAAGTTAATAAAAAAATTTCAGAAGAAAAGTTTTAAGAATGTTTTTATTGGTGATTTAGGATCTATTCAAAAGATATTTATATCTAATATGAAATCTGAAAAGCTTTTTTTATTAGATGATGGTGGAAAGACAATTTTAATTCATAATGAAATTAAAGAAGGTAAAAATCTTTTTAAAGATGGAATTAGACAACTGAGATTTAAGCTTTTGGGTATAAAAACTTCAACAACTAAGATAATTAACTTTTTCACATTTTTTAATTTAGAAACGATTAATGATATCGATATTATTAATCATGATTTTGAATATTTTAAAAAGATAAATAATTTAATAAATAAAGAAATAGAAGATAAAATATATGTTTTAGGACAACCTTTGGTTGAGAATAGAAGAGTTTCTGATGATACTTATATAGACTATTTAAATAAGGTTATAAGTAAGTTTCCTAAGTGTGAAGTTTACTATTTAATGCATAGAAGAGAAGAAAAAGAAAGACTTCTTTCATATACTTTGAATAGAAAAATAAATATAATTGAAAGTAAACAACCTGGAGAATTTTATTTTGCTGAGTTAGATTTTAAGCCTAAAGCTATTATCGGAATTAATACAACATTATTATTTTCTTTAAAAAGAATATTTAACGATTTAGAAGTTTTGTCTTTTAGAATTAATAAAAAAGAAATATTAAAAAGTTTTAACTGGTTTGAAGATGCTTATAAATATTTTAAAGAAAACAATATAAAAATAATTGAATAA
- a CDS encoding kinase — MGIDKNFEQLVLRLYTEEDKEIFSFEYESKKYWLKKARATKSFFSHKLFYKIFPIEVLLPVEEKSNNESIKFETTKIKSLKDKGVNTPNISYQNDNFFVLEDCGKTANSNIRKKDISKNTMYYFIDKLLLEISKIHNLNEFHGGAQARNFTYKDEKIFVIDLEDSFDKSIELKVLQLRDLILFLLSLTKTRASFDVDYEYVINKYIELCPMNRDFKIKLKELSQKISFLITISQISFVNKIIGRDGQGFFKLFLILKNLKG, encoded by the coding sequence ATGGGCATAGATAAAAATTTTGAACAACTGGTTCTGAGATTATATACAGAAGAAGATAAAGAGATTTTTTCTTTTGAATATGAATCTAAAAAATACTGGTTAAAAAAAGCAAGAGCTACAAAATCATTTTTTTCTCATAAACTATTTTATAAAATATTTCCAATTGAAGTTCTTTTACCAGTAGAAGAGAAAAGTAATAATGAAAGTATTAAATTTGAAACAACAAAAATTAAAAGTTTAAAAGATAAAGGCGTTAATACTCCTAATATCTCTTATCAAAATGATAATTTTTTTGTTTTGGAAGATTGTGGGAAAACTGCAAATTCAAATATCAGAAAAAAAGATATATCTAAAAATACGATGTATTATTTTATAGATAAACTTTTATTAGAAATATCAAAAATACATAATTTAAATGAATTTCATGGTGGTGCACAAGCTAGAAACTTTACTTATAAAGATGAAAAAATATTTGTAATTGATTTAGAAGATAGTTTTGATAAAAGTATTGAATTAAAAGTTTTACAGTTAAGAGATTTAATTTTATTTTTATTGTCTCTTACAAAGACAAGAGCTAGTTTTGATGTTGATTATGAATATGTTATAAATAAGTATATTGAACTATGTCCTATGAATAGGGATTTTAAAATTAAATTAAAAGAGTTATCTCAAAAAATTTCTTTTTTAATTACTATTAGTCAAATTTCATTTGTTAATAAGATTATTGGAAGAGATGGACAAGGGTTTTTTAAACTTTTCCTTATATTGAAAAATTTGAAAGGTTAA
- a CDS encoding glycosyltransferase family 4 protein — MINKNILEVCLSPDLGGLELYMCKCSERLSEDFNVISVIGNNSKLEDYYKNTQSQYYSLKRKSSFSLINAIKLSKIIDSNNIDIIHLHWTKDLPIVVLAKVFSKRKPKVVQSRHMTMTRFKDDFYHKFLYKNIDLMIAVTKELERQLIKFIPDDIRPKIKQVYLGAQCSSLYSDEDINSFKNSIDSKESFVVGLIGRINEFKGQYLLIEAMNKLKEKDLNIKAFFVGHPMKEEYLVELKEKVKSYSLNEDVKFLGFTNEPHKFMQTCDVVIMASKNETFGLVTIEAMQMGTVVIGANAGGVLEIIDDNENGLLFESQNSTDLADKIEKLYFDNTLKEKLAKNGQKKANESFNNDVQFDKIINIFKSF, encoded by the coding sequence ATGATAAATAAAAATATTCTTGAAGTTTGTTTATCTCCTGATTTAGGAGGTTTAGAACTTTATATGTGTAAATGTTCAGAACGACTGTCTGAAGATTTTAATGTTATCTCAGTTATTGGAAATAACAGTAAACTAGAGGATTATTATAAAAATACTCAAAGTCAATATTATAGTTTAAAAAGGAAGAGTAGTTTTTCTTTAATAAATGCAATAAAACTATCTAAAATAATTGACTCTAATAATATTGATATAATTCACTTACATTGGACAAAAGATTTACCAATTGTTGTATTAGCTAAGGTTTTTTCAAAAAGAAAACCAAAAGTTGTACAATCAAGGCATATGACTATGACAAGATTTAAAGATGATTTTTACCATAAGTTCTTATATAAAAATATTGATTTAATGATTGCCGTGACAAAAGAACTAGAAAGACAATTAATAAAATTTATACCAGATGATATAAGACCAAAAATAAAACAGGTTTATTTAGGGGCTCAGTGTTCTTCTCTCTATTCTGATGAAGATATTAATTCTTTTAAAAACTCAATAGATTCTAAAGAAAGTTTTGTAGTTGGATTAATTGGAAGAATTAATGAATTTAAAGGACAGTATCTTTTAATTGAAGCAATGAATAAATTAAAAGAAAAAGATTTAAATATTAAAGCTTTTTTTGTAGGTCATCCAATGAAAGAAGAGTATTTAGTAGAATTAAAAGAAAAAGTAAAATCGTATAGTTTAAATGAAGATGTAAAATTTTTAGGTTTTACAAATGAACCTCATAAGTTTATGCAGACGTGTGATGTTGTTATTATGGCATCGAAGAATGAAACCTTTGGATTAGTTACTATTGAAGCTATGCAAATGGGAACAGTTGTAATTGGTGCAAACGCAGGGGGTGTTTTAGAAATAATAGATGACAATGAAAATGGATTACTTTTTGAATCACAAAACTCTACAGATTTAGCAGATAAAATTGAAAAACTTTATTTTGATAATACTTTAAAAGAAAAATTAGCAAAGAATGGACAAAAGAAAGCAAATGAATCATTTAATAATGATGTTCAATTTGATAAAATAATAAATATATTTAAGAGTTTTTAG
- a CDS encoding diacylglycerol kinase: MNNKPKYHLFKNTKYAFDGLKHAFKTESSFRLELLSAVFIIIGIILIDVTLVYKLILLVTGILVLIVELLNSAIENVVDLVTTEHAPLAKTAKDIGATAVMFSIILHISIWIIVIIWA; this comes from the coding sequence ATGAATAATAAACCAAAATATCACCTTTTTAAAAATACTAAATATGCATTTGATGGATTAAAGCATGCTTTTAAGACAGAGAGTTCATTTAGATTAGAATTATTATCTGCAGTTTTTATTATTATAGGGATTATATTAATAGATGTAACTTTAGTATATAAATTAATTTTACTAGTTACTGGAATATTAGTATTAATTGTAGAACTTTTAAATTCAGCTATTGAAAATGTGGTTGATCTTGTTACTACAGAACATGCTCCTTTAGCAAAAACAGCAAAAGATATTGGGGCAACTGCAGTAATGTTTAGTATTATTTTGCATATATCTATTTGGATAATAGTTATTATATGGGCATAG
- a CDS encoding glycosyltransferase family 2 protein, producing the protein MKITANIITLNEEKNIEAVIKSVQTVCDEVLVVDSLSSDKTCEIAESLGAKVIKQKYLGDGPQKAFGEPIAEHDWILSIDADERLDTNAINAIKKLDLEKTEYDGFSFARKTYVGDNFIKLWYPDRVTRLYNRKKCAYSKQKGHAKVEAKNICDLEADMLHYSYEDYVHMIRVTEKFIKRGAQISYDAGKRANAFDPFIHGVGALFKALVLKGGAFHGIHGWNVAVISAFSSYMKYALMLEMQKDDK; encoded by the coding sequence TTGAAAATTACTGCAAATATAATTACATTAAATGAAGAAAAGAATATTGAAGCTGTTATTAAATCTGTACAAACAGTGTGTGATGAAGTATTAGTTGTAGATTCATTAAGCTCGGATAAAACATGTGAAATAGCTGAGTCTCTAGGTGCAAAAGTAATTAAGCAAAAATATTTAGGTGATGGTCCTCAAAAAGCTTTTGGTGAGCCTATTGCAGAACATGACTGGATTTTAAGTATTGATGCAGATGAGAGACTTGATACGAATGCAATAAATGCAATTAAGAAATTAGATTTAGAAAAAACTGAATATGATGGTTTTTCTTTTGCTAGAAAAACATATGTTGGCGATAATTTTATAAAGCTTTGGTATCCAGATAGAGTAACAAGATTGTACAATAGGAAAAAATGTGCTTATTCTAAACAAAAAGGACATGCAAAAGTTGAAGCTAAAAATATATGTGATTTAGAAGCTGATATGCTTCATTATTCTTATGAAGATTATGTTCATATGATAAGAGTAACTGAAAAGTTTATAAAAAGAGGCGCTCAAATTTCTTATGATGCAGGTAAAAGAGCAAATGCTTTTGATCCATTTATTCATGGAGTAGGGGCTTTATTTAAAGCTTTAGTTTTAAAAGGTGGAGCATTTCATGGTATTCATGGTTGGAATGTTGCTGTTATCTCAGCTTTTAGTTCTTATATGAAATATGCTTTGATGTTAGAAATGCAAAAAGATGATAAATAA
- the waaC gene encoding lipopolysaccharide heptosyltransferase I, whose product MKIAIVKLSAMGDIIHAMVALQFIKKKIPNIQIDWFVEEAFSKVLEYNPHIDNIYKLNLKSIKKDKKNLFSQVSMLKEYSKNDYDFVIDAQGLIKSAIVSKYLGKNRIGFDKKSTREGTASFFYTKKINSAYDKNVIDRNIDILCKSLDIQVSEKDLINKEPFLFFEDEPREIYPYLRSQKRNVLFIVGASWSSKMYSKENFAKIINYLSENCLIAWGNDEEKEIADEIALNSSAIVLPKLDLNNLKAVIKNCDLVIGNDTGPTHMAWALNIPSITIFGCTPGNRNTYLTNVNKIIESDSVVNPLKLNKDDYSIKDIEVKEIVNLAEGILYEGNC is encoded by the coding sequence ATGAAAATAGCCATTGTTAAACTTTCTGCTATGGGTGATATTATCCATGCAATGGTTGCTTTACAATTTATTAAAAAGAAAATCCCTAATATTCAAATTGACTGGTTTGTGGAAGAAGCTTTTTCAAAAGTTTTAGAATATAATCCACATATTGATAATATATATAAATTAAATTTAAAATCAATAAAAAAAGATAAAAAGAACTTATTTTCACAAGTTTCTATGTTAAAAGAGTATTCAAAAAATGATTATGATTTTGTAATAGATGCCCAAGGTTTAATTAAATCTGCTATTGTTTCAAAATATTTAGGAAAGAATAGAATAGGTTTTGATAAAAAATCAACTAGAGAAGGAACAGCTTCTTTTTTTTATACCAAAAAAATAAATTCTGCATACGATAAAAATGTAATTGATAGAAATATTGATATTTTATGTAAATCTTTAGATATTCAAGTTTCAGAAAAAGATTTAATAAATAAAGAACCTTTTTTATTTTTTGAAGATGAACCTAGAGAAATATATCCTTATTTAAGAAGTCAAAAACGGAATGTTTTATTTATAGTTGGTGCTAGTTGGTCTTCAAAAATGTATTCTAAAGAGAATTTTGCTAAAATAATAAATTATCTAAGTGAAAATTGTTTAATCGCATGGGGTAATGATGAAGAAAAAGAGATAGCAGATGAAATAGCTTTAAATTCTTCGGCAATAGTGCTCCCTAAACTAGATTTAAATAATTTAAAAGCAGTAATAAAAAATTGTGATTTAGTTATTGGAAATGATACTGGTCCTACACATATGGCTTGGGCTTTAAATATTCCTTCAATTACAATTTTTGGTTGTACACCAGGTAATAGAAATACTTATTTAACAAATGTTAATAAAATTATTGAATCAGATTCTGTGGTTAATCCCTTAAAGTTAAATAAAGATGATTATTCAATAAAAGATATTGAAGTAAAGGAAATTGTTAATTTGGCAGAAGGAATATTATATGAAGGCAACTGCTAA
- a CDS encoding LTA synthase family protein → MNKTIMSKTLNIFKKLILAHIIFLVIMSFFRVVFFNYYSPFDDLSAHYNDLLKAFFLGFRIDLTVIGYIQALATISLITLYYLKKESFFDFANKFFVYYLFITYTIVSFFLCADFGFYSYFKDHINILFFGFFDDDTKALLTTFWQNYNVVLILLLFFIYLLFLFFIIKKIFEIKEKEISVFNFFRFSAILFFVIFLLNFLAIRGTFGMYPLGKMIPNISENEFINKVSHNGFRAFTNALSAREKYLRKKYDLLKTTGFKKNIEKAFEIYKGSKDINRNDLLKNITYNTKKVDDKDYNVVIIMVESFGMPILKYQSEKFDILGSLKKHFEEDVLLTNFISSGDGTISSLQALLLNIPHRPGSFAFSQSIYKQTNFSYSPGFLFNKNDYETSFIYGGDLSWRDLGNFIKYQGYQNVEGKINIYNDIEKKEKEKGEYFHPWGIFDEYLYSYILKKLDKSNRKQFLVALSTNNHPPYNIPSDYKTNSLIFNDELKKHITGDLDLAKQRIASYSYAVDQVGIFLDNFKKSKFKDNTIVIVTADNNTIDGIMKYNDNELLNSKNIPLYFYLPDTLRKKLSINSKVSGSHKDIFPTLYNLTLKDQEHISIGMDLFDKNRNHYGFNGSKIVSKDNIIKKYSDLKNGTVDQMLNYYRANLAISEYLVRSEYKKGKK, encoded by the coding sequence ATGAACAAAACTATAATGTCAAAGACATTAAATATTTTTAAAAAACTTATTTTAGCACATATAATCTTTTTAGTAATAATGTCTTTTTTTCGAGTAGTTTTTTTTAATTATTATTCTCCTTTTGATGATCTATCAGCTCATTATAATGATCTTTTAAAGGCATTCTTCCTTGGTTTTAGAATTGATCTTACTGTAATTGGATATATACAAGCGTTAGCAACTATTTCTTTAATAACATTATATTATTTAAAGAAAGAAAGTTTTTTTGATTTTGCTAATAAATTTTTTGTTTATTATCTTTTTATAACTTATACAATTGTTAGCTTCTTTTTATGTGCTGATTTTGGTTTTTATTCATATTTTAAAGATCATATAAATATTTTATTTTTTGGTTTTTTTGATGATGATACAAAAGCTTTGTTAACAACTTTTTGGCAAAACTATAATGTAGTATTAATTTTATTATTGTTTTTTATTTATCTTTTATTTTTATTTTTTATAATAAAAAAAATATTTGAGATAAAAGAGAAAGAAATTTCTGTATTTAATTTCTTTAGGTTTTCAGCTATTTTATTTTTTGTAATATTTTTATTGAATTTTTTGGCTATAAGGGGTACATTTGGAATGTATCCATTAGGGAAGATGATTCCAAATATATCAGAGAATGAGTTTATAAATAAAGTTTCTCATAATGGTTTTAGGGCATTTACAAATGCATTAAGTGCAAGAGAAAAATATTTGAGAAAAAAATATGATTTATTAAAAACAACGGGTTTTAAAAAGAATATTGAAAAAGCTTTTGAAATATATAAAGGTTCTAAAGATATAAATAGGAATGATTTATTAAAGAATATTACATATAATACAAAAAAAGTAGATGACAAAGATTATAATGTTGTCATAATAATGGTAGAAAGTTTTGGTATGCCAATTTTAAAATATCAAAGTGAAAAGTTTGATATTTTAGGAAGTTTAAAGAAACATTTTGAAGAAGATGTACTTTTAACTAATTTTATTTCATCTGGAGATGGAACAATTTCTAGTTTGCAAGCTTTATTACTTAATATTCCTCACAGACCAGGTTCTTTTGCTTTTTCTCAATCTATTTATAAGCAAACTAACTTTAGTTATAGCCCTGGATTTCTTTTTAATAAAAATGATTATGAAACTAGTTTTATCTATGGTGGTGATCTAAGCTGGAGAGATTTGGGTAATTTTATTAAATATCAAGGTTATCAAAATGTTGAGGGAAAAATAAATATTTATAATGATATTGAAAAGAAAGAAAAAGAGAAAGGTGAATATTTTCATCCTTGGGGAATTTTTGATGAATATTTATATTCTTATATTTTAAAAAAACTTGATAAATCAAATAGAAAACAATTTTTAGTAGCTTTAAGTACAAATAATCATCCTCCGTATAATATTCCAAGTGATTATAAAACAAATAGTTTAATATTTAATGATGAACTAAAAAAACATATTACAGGAGACTTAGATTTGGCAAAACAAAGGATTGCTTCTTATTCATATGCTGTAGATCAAGTTGGAATTTTTTTAGATAATTTTAAAAAGTCAAAGTTTAAAGATAATACAATTGTTATTGTAACTGCTGATAATAATACGATAGATGGTATTATGAAATATAATGATAATGAACTTTTAAATAGTAAGAATATTCCTTTATACTTTTATTTGCCTGATACCTTACGAAAAAAACTTTCTATAAATAGTAAGGTTTCTGGTTCTCATAAGGATATTTTTCCTACATTATATAATTTAACTTTAAAAGATCAAGAACATATATCTATAGGTATGGATTTATTTGATAAAAATAGAAATCATTATGGATTTAATGGTTCAAAAATAGTTTCAAAGGATAATATAATCAAAAAATATAGTGACCTAAAAAATGGAACTGTAGATCAAATGCTAAATTATTATAGAGCTAATTTAGCAATTTCTGAATATCTTGTACGAAGTGAATATAAAAAAGGTAAAAAATGA
- a CDS encoding lipid A biosynthesis lauroyl acyltransferase: MKATAKDYFTYFLYILFKLIFQVTPNFILKKILLLIAKLVYKFSKKHKHIAKVNLDLAFENKISIEEKNSIIQESYKSLLFNMYEFIENQSISKEKLLSKANIENEEVILNAIKENRKIIFVTAHYGGWELAIPYIALKYGTLAVVNRKMNNPLINDMYIKARDRNNIIMLEKKVAAKGMIKAFKKNHFVAVAIDQHIRDGIEIEFFNKKILATDSTARLALKFDAVIIPLFAIMNDFRNYTIKVHDIIDSRSIEFKTDNKEKELTQIQADVIEEQILETPSQWFWQHKRWKEYYKDLYKRK, encoded by the coding sequence ATGAAGGCAACTGCTAAGGATTATTTCACATATTTCTTATATATCTTATTTAAATTAATTTTTCAGGTTACACCAAATTTTATTTTAAAAAAAATTCTTTTACTTATTGCAAAGTTAGTATATAAATTTAGTAAAAAACATAAACATATTGCGAAAGTAAATTTAGATTTAGCTTTTGAAAATAAAATCTCTATTGAAGAAAAAAATAGCATAATTCAAGAATCTTATAAATCATTACTTTTTAATATGTACGAATTTATTGAAAATCAATCTATCTCAAAAGAAAAACTTTTATCAAAAGCAAATATTGAAAATGAAGAAGTGATTTTAAATGCAATAAAAGAGAATAGAAAGATAATATTCGTAACGGCACATTATGGTGGATGGGAATTAGCAATTCCTTATATTGCGTTAAAATATGGTACTTTAGCTGTAGTAAATAGAAAGATGAATAATCCTTTAATCAATGATATGTATATAAAAGCTAGAGATAGAAATAATATAATTATGTTAGAAAAAAAAGTTGCGGCTAAAGGAATGATAAAAGCATTTAAAAAAAATCATTTTGTAGCAGTTGCAATTGACCAGCATATTAGAGATGGTATTGAAATAGAATTTTTCAATAAAAAAATTTTAGCTACTGATTCTACTGCTAGATTAGCTTTAAAATTTGATGCTGTAATAATACCTTTATTTGCAATTATGAATGATTTTAGAAACTATACAATTAAAGTTCATGATATAATAGATTCTAGAAGTATTGAGTTTAAGACAGATAACAAAGAAAAAGAATTAACTCAAATACAAGCAGATGTTATTGAAGAACAGATTTTAGAAACTCCTAGTCAATGGTTTTGGCAACATAAAAGATGGAAAGAATATTATAAAGATTTGTATAAAAGAAAGTAG
- a CDS encoding Ppx/GppA phosphatase family protein: MAKVTTIIDIGSNSMRMVVLEKSSRFAFNLINETKSRVKISEGCYENDGNLQEAPMQRAFNSLQSFLNISKALKSRKIICVATSALRDAPNAKEFLSKVKNELGLNIKVIDGSKEAYYGGVAAQNLIDCDKFITVDIGGGSTEFAFINNRKIEKCISLDVGTVRLNELFFSKGDIEGAKNYILEKLKQVTSCGFDVPTTIVGIGGSIRALSKIIMNKNDYPLDILHGYTYPVSINKYIIESIINAKNNTTLKHIGVKKDRFDTIKEGTFIFNTILEELNTSRVITSGAGVREGVYLTDLLRSSNCKFPSNFNVSVRSLLDRFQIDSKQSSYFGKNASDIFEVLKPLHQLDDKYRVLLVVASKLHSIGTTLNFYKSNDNTFDFILSGLNYDFLHSSRVTIAHIIKFSKKSLPMKRDLDRYNELLPCFETMQWLSFMISLNLTINQDFSNPKVKYKLKENKLKVCLQKSIYLVESEVDKLQTPKGVKVKVVS; this comes from the coding sequence ATGGCTAAGGTCACAACTATTATTGACATTGGGTCAAACTCAATGCGGATGGTTGTATTAGAAAAAAGTAGTCGTTTTGCTTTTAATCTTATAAATGAAACAAAAAGTCGTGTAAAAATTTCTGAAGGTTGTTATGAAAATGATGGTAACCTTCAAGAAGCTCCAATGCAAAGAGCATTTAACTCTTTGCAATCTTTTTTAAATATCTCAAAAGCTTTAAAATCTAGAAAAATAATTTGTGTTGCAACTTCAGCTTTAAGAGATGCTCCAAATGCAAAAGAATTTTTATCAAAAGTTAAAAATGAACTAGGTTTAAATATAAAAGTTATTGATGGATCAAAAGAGGCTTATTATGGTGGTGTTGCTGCTCAAAACTTAATAGACTGTGATAAGTTTATTACAGTTGATATTGGTGGTGGTTCTACAGAATTTGCTTTTATTAATAATCGAAAAATTGAAAAATGTATATCTTTAGATGTAGGTACTGTACGATTAAATGAGCTTTTCTTTAGTAAAGGTGATATTGAAGGTGCAAAAAATTATATTTTAGAGAAGTTAAAACAAGTTACATCATGTGGTTTTGATGTCCCTACAACAATAGTTGGTATTGGTGGTAGTATCAGAGCACTTAGTAAAATAATTATGAATAAAAATGATTATCCTTTAGATATACTTCATGGATATACTTATCCTGTCTCTATAAATAAGTATATTATTGAATCAATTATAAATGCAAAAAATAATACAACTTTAAAACATATTGGTGTAAAAAAAGATAGGTTTGACACTATTAAAGAAGGAACATTTATCTTTAATACAATTCTTGAAGAGTTAAATACCTCAAGAGTTATAACTTCTGGTGCAGGGGTTAGAGAAGGTGTTTATCTTACAGATTTACTTAGAAGTTCAAATTGTAAGTTTCCAAGTAATTTTAATGTAAGTGTTAGAAGTTTATTAGATAGATTTCAAATAGATTCTAAGCAAAGTTCATATTTTGGAAAAAATGCTTCTGATATATTTGAAGTTTTAAAACCATTACATCAATTAGATGATAAATACAGAGTATTATTAGTTGTTGCTTCTAAGTTACATTCTATTGGTACAACTCTTAACTTTTATAAGTCAAATGATAATACTTTTGATTTTATATTAAGTGGTTTGAATTATGATTTTTTACATTCATCAAGAGTTACAATTGCACATATAATTAAATTTTCAAAAAAATCACTTCCTATGAAAAGAGATTTAGATAGATATAATGAATTATTGCCATGTTTTGAAACTATGCAATGGCTTTCATTTATGATATCTTTAAATTTAACTATAAATCAAGATTTTTCAAATCCAAAAGTAAAATATAAACTAAAAGAGAATAAATTAAAAGTTTGTCTTCAAAAAAGTATATATTTAGTTGAGAGTGAAGTTGATAAATTACAAACTCCAAAAGGAGTTAAGGTAAAAGTAGTTTCATGA
- a CDS encoding glycosyltransferase, with protein MRIAVVVRSLKFGGMERAACNQADAFLQAGHKVDLIYFNDKNKAIAPRETGVNIHHFDINKIFKKSIKGFLWDIFSRFVNLIVRRTYPVIKGYYLSDVFEEELKKLEAQEPYDLILIRGQGTFEQIWKFKDSRSARICVNVSLNTITTMKTKFVSRCLFENAHVNCIADGTKNFYVDKFRREDISPKTLISIKNPFYQDKVLELANSDKELLPKEPYILGLGRLVKAKNFGLLIESYKIMKDKYNINYKLMLVGEGSEKEYLKELAKKLNIEDDVVFVGYQKNPYVWMANSEAIVLTSKFEGLCNVLIEAMCCKTRIIINECPGGMRELMIGKLEQNIAKAKKENIAKKVVESLSKDKEYYHDDYTKLLDSLNPNTIVNTWLNKYVK; from the coding sequence ATGAGAATAGCTGTTGTAGTAAGAAGTTTAAAGTTTGGAGGGATGGAAAGAGCTGCATGTAATCAAGCTGATGCTTTCTTGCAAGCAGGACATAAAGTTGATTTAATTTATTTTAATGATAAAAATAAAGCGATTGCTCCTAGGGAAACAGGAGTTAACATTCACCATTTTGATATTAATAAAATCTTTAAGAAAAGTATAAAAGGCTTTTTGTGGGATATATTCTCAAGGTTTGTAAACCTTATAGTAAGAAGAACTTATCCCGTAATAAAAGGATACTATTTAAGTGATGTTTTTGAAGAAGAATTAAAAAAATTAGAAGCTCAAGAACCTTATGACTTAATTCTAATTAGGGGACAAGGAACTTTTGAACAAATTTGGAAGTTTAAAGATTCAAGAAGTGCTAGGATATGTGTAAATGTATCTTTAAATACAATTACTACTATGAAAACTAAATTTGTAAGTAGATGTCTTTTTGAAAATGCACATGTTAATTGTATTGCTGATGGAACAAAAAACTTTTATGTTGATAAGTTTAGAAGAGAAGATATTTCTCCTAAAACACTAATATCAATTAAAAATCCTTTTTATCAAGATAAAGTTCTTGAGTTGGCTAATTCAGATAAAGAATTATTACCTAAAGAACCTTATATTCTTGGATTAGGGAGACTTGTAAAAGCAAAAAACTTTGGTTTATTAATTGAAAGTTATAAAATAATGAAAGATAAATATAATATCAACTATAAATTAATGCTTGTTGGTGAGGGCTCTGAAAAAGAATATTTAAAAGAATTAGCTAAGAAATTAAATATTGAAGATGACGTAGTTTTTGTCGGATATCAAAAAAACCCATATGTATGGATGGCTAATTCAGAGGCAATTGTTTTAACTTCTAAGTTTGAAGGTTTGTGTAATGTATTAATTGAAGCAATGTGTTGTAAAACTAGAATTATAATTAACGAGTGTCCGGGTGGAATGAGAGAGTTAATGATTGGAAAGTTAGAACAGAACATTGCAAAGGCCAAAAAAGAGAATATTGCAAAAAAAGTTGTAGAGTCTTTATCAAAAGATAAAGAGTACTACCATGATGATTATACAAAACTATTAGATTCTTTAAATCCAAATACTATAGTTAATACATGGTTAAATAAATATGTCAAATAA